The nucleotide sequence GTTTATGAGGAAGGAACAAGGAAAAAATATCTTGACAAGCTGAACGGACCAGTTATGTTTATCTTCCTTTTGTCAGAGGAGTtcttagttctctctctctctctctctctctatcctgcAGGTCAGCATGGCCCAGTGGAATCAGTTACAGCAGTTGGAGACGCGGTATCTGGAGCAGCTGTATCACCTGTACAGTGACAGCTTCCCGATGGAGCTGCGCCAGTTCTTGGCCCCCTGGATCGAGAGCCAGGACTGGTGAGTTGCCtttgcaattttaatttttttatgaaaaagtgcacaatacactacttttgaagtCATTGTTGAATTTTGTGCATAACCATGCCATTTAATCGGAGAAAATCAtttgattaatcgcaattaaaacataaaattatgcatttaatcaTTGCCCAGGATATAAAACTTATACACTTAaacttatatatttttacttttacgagtcgtatatataagtaaatataagtaataaatgattaaataaataaacaatgccaGTTGCTTCTAGCTGAATTATCTTACAGACTTTCTGACACCAAGAGAAGTAATGATGAAGAGAACTTGATCAAGTGGAGGTGTTTTTAGCAGCTTGTTATCATGCTCCTAAGCTCTAACCACTCCTAGACATGGTGTTCGAACGGCACTTCCTTATTCTTAGAATGATTTTAATGCTCATCATTAGAGTCATCTTAACTGATGTCACACCTCTGCCCGTAAAGCGCTCCTGGAAAGTCTTCTGTGAACAATAACACGAACCAGTGccttttttttccctctgaaTTTTCTCATAGCCTCAGTGTGAATGGCTGCTTTGTGATTCTGTTGTGGGTCTGAAATGTCACTCTGAAATGACTCATGTCCGGTTTCGTCACCCCATGTCCGGTTTCTGTCTCGCAGTATGCATCTTTGAGTCGAAAGAGCGGAgcgaaaacaaaatgtaaagaaaattatGCTGGGTAATCTTTATTGTCAACTAGTGAAATCTTCCATGTGTTCCCATAGGGGGCAGCAGCACACCTAAAGAACCATTGTGTTGCAGCATATCAAGTGTTTGTGATGGAACCTTTCAatctttatatctttataatatgatttgatatatatatatatatatatatattatatttgacaTATTCATTTtagtagaataataataatgtctctcttcctttttttttacttttaagagtTTTGATACTCTGTTGCACCATTTCAGAGCTGCATAAAGTCATCGTCCTCCACATCGCCCTCACGTCACAGTTTTCTCATTAGTGTGCTTCAAGTAAACAAGAGGAAATACAAATAAGCCGTGGGATGTTTGGTTTGTTTCCTGCTGTCAGTGTCGTAGAACTTTCTGAATGGGTTGTGTAATTAAGTGCTCAGAGGAACATAATCATTAGTAGCATAATGAAGCCTGTAATTTACTGATAAAACACATTATTGCTTTAGGTCAAAGACTTCTCGCACTTCTTTGTATATGCAGATCCATACGGTCTTCACTCAATGTTTGATCTCATTAAATGAGCAGTTATCAGAAAGGTTATTTAGAGAAGCGGGACACATGTAGAACCGTGTCAACCAGCAGATTTTATACAACCCAAGAAATCAAGCCTGGTTTGTTATTTACACTTGAGAGGAGTGAATTGTGAAGCGGTTTGCACTGATGTCAActctttttatttgcattattattgcaaataatttttgtattattttttattatttatttgctttttatttacttttttttttgtttgttccaaatagaaaataaactaattaaattaagtaCTATTTATCAACAATACAAATGTGTATTTCCACGTggttatttaattaaacaaacttTTCTAGCAAATGACTGTTGCACAACTTAAACACTGGAAAATGTGCCTAATGTTTGTTAGTTGGTAAACGTTAAAGAGATTGAACCAGCTGTTAGACACCTAAAGTTATTGTTGTAATAgtgatgaagtgaagtgacatacagccaagtatggtgacccattctccgAATATGTGCTCTGCAATAAACCCAtccaaactgcacacacacacacacacacacaccgtgaacacacacccggagctcggtgctttgctcaagggcacttaagttgtggtattgccggcccgagactcgaacccacaacgctagggttaggagtcaaactctctaaccactaggccacaacttcccaaagACTTCCCAAGATGATGACATCTCTGCGAAGGTACTGCTGGTTTAGTTAGTAGGATACTTTGAATACCGTGTCAATGCGACGTTATGGATAATGTGGGTGTGCCAGCTGAATGAGGTCAGCAGTTTGGAGAAAACTCAATCATGTGACTGATGATGACAGCAAACTGCAGTGATGCATGGACCCACATGGACCTACGCCTTCCAAATACACACTAATTTGTCGGTTTTTGCAGTTTAactatattttagtatttagaCGAAGACAGATGTTTTGTTGCAGGTAAAGACACGTCTGATTATCAAATGCATGTTTGGAATGGAGGAAGCTGCTCATTACCCATCACATAAGCCTGTTTGCTTGTGTCTGTTAAAAGGGCGTATGCGGCCAACAAGGAGTCTCACGCAACGCTTGTGTTTCATAACCTGCTGGGGGAGATCGATCAGCAGTACAGCCGCTTCCTGCAGGAGAACAATGTCCTGTACCAACACAACCTGCGGCGCATCAAACAGCACCTGCAGAGCAAGTATCTGGAGAAGCCCATGGAGATCGCCCGCATCGTGGCCCGCTGCCTGTGGGAGGAGCAGCGTCTGCTGCAGACGGCCACCACTGCacagcaggtacacacacacacacacacacacacacacacacacacacacacacacacatgcatacacgcacaaatacatatatttatttgtggcTGATATACTTAATGGGGTTCTatggtaaatacattttaatatagaaaattactttcagtaacactttagaataatgttccattagttaatgttagttaatgtattaattaacatgaacaaacaatgaataatacatttattactgtatttattcttcgttaatgttagttaatgaaaatacagttattcattgttagttcatggtaattcacagtgcattaactaatgttaacaagcacaacttttgatttaaataatgcattagtaaatgttgaaattaacatgaactaagacttataaatgctgtagaaggattgttcttgcttagttcatgttaacgaaagtagttaactaacattaactaatggaaccttattctaaagtgttaccttactttctttttttttttacctttcatctgattttcatttataaataaaaacacaattcaaTTACACAcagtatacatatttttatactcACCAAACAAGTTTGCAGGTCTTTTTCAGTCAAACTCATATTAATAGTATAAAGTGCTTGGAAATGGGTTCCACTTTGTAAGGACACATTCAGATTTCTGCCACCTCTCTAGGACGGCCAGGTTGCCCATCCCACTGGCACTGTGGTGACAGAAAAGCAGCAGATACTGGAACACAACCTGCAGGATATTAGGAAGAGAGTACAGGTTGGTACATTAAATCACACTTTAACTGACCAACCTTGCATCACAATTACAGGTGCATATGCACCCCTTTATCATCTCCCCTAAAGTTGTTGttttgaagaaatcttttatagcATTTATCTTGCAAAGGGGTTTTCAAACGTGGTGCCTAAGACCCTCAGATATGATGATCCCCTTATTCCCCTAAAATAAAGCAGctagataaaatatttattttttattatattgacacttatctttttttttctgtcctctgTTACAGTATTTATAGATATAAACCTGAAGAGATGCAACTATTCCACAACCCCACTAGCACCTAATTTTGGCCTCTTTTTGAAATCCCCTTTTTTAACATAATGCCATTGTGCACAAAATGAGGGTCTCATATTTGACCCCTTGTGGGGTACAACCTCTCACTCATCCAGCCACCTTACTCTTTCTGTACAGGATATGGAGCAGAAGATGAAGATGTTGGAAAATCTGCAGGATGATTTTGACTTCAACTACAAAACTCTTAAAAGTGCTGGAGGTATGATAAGTACCTGTtgctgtcattattttttttctgtctcaaaTAACTTCAATGACAGATTAAACCTCATCAAATCTGTTACGATTCAGAGCTGTCCCAGGACCTGAATGGAAACAGCCAGGCAGCAGCCACCAGGCAGAAGATGTCTCAGCTGGAGCAGATGCTGAGCGCTCTGGATCAGCTGAGGAGGGTGAGATACAGAATCAAGAAAATACCACCCAGTGAGTCGTTCCTTACATTCACACTGATCACCCAAGAGTCAGAAGGTCAacattgtttttctgttttgcagcAAATAGTGACTGAGATGGCTGGGCTGCTGTCTGCAATGGACTTTGTGCAGAAGAATCTGACAGATGAAGAACTGGCCGACTGGAAGAGGAGACAGCAGATCGCCTGCATCGGAGGACCACCGAACATCTGCCTGGACCGCTTAGAGACATGGTACACAGTCCGTTCATATCCAAACTGGCTCTTTTTTTGTGGATTGGttgaatttctttttaaatggCTGTTTTTCAGGATCACCTCTCTGGCTGAGTCGCAGTTGCAGATAAGACAGCAGATCAAGAAACTGGAGGAGCTTCAGCAGAAGGTCTCCTACAAAGGAGATCCCATTATTCAACACCGGCCAGCTCTGGAGGAGAAGATCGTAGACCTGTTCCGCAGCCTTATGAAGAGGTTTGAAACCACTCGCTCGTGTGTAAACGCTATAAAGCAGCCAAGCAGCATCTGATCATTAATGTTTGCTTGTGTCATTGCAGTGCGTTTGTTGTGGAGCGGCAGCCTTGTATGCCCATGCACCCTGACCGACCACTTGTCATCAAAACAGGAGTTCAGTTCACCACCAAAGTCAGGTGGGTACACACAGAGGTGAGTCATAAGGAAAGATGTCTAGACACAAATTCAtacctttttttcccccctcctcTCTTTCAGGTTACTTGTGAAATTCACAGAGCTGAATTACCagctgaaaataaaagtgtgcatTGACAAGTAAGTCCCACTTCCTGCCCGTGACATCAGAATGAAATGACTTTGACGTGCaaggttttaatcttttttttctcctatgtTCTGCAGGGAGTCGGGTGACGTGGCAGCCATTCGAGGGTGAGTTTTGAGGTTAAAACGATGAGTTGAGTTGACATATGGTGTTTGTTGTTATAAAAATTGGCTTGTATTtgggaattaaaataaatatttccgctgttttatttttatcattcatttatattGCACAGTTTCAACAAATGTTGTGAAAAGAAGTCTCCTCCTTGCTAGTTCCTGTAAAAGtttttgcattgtgttttttttcctttagttCACGAAAGTTCAACATCCTTGGCACCAACACGAAGGTGATGAACATGGAGGAATCCAACAATGGCAGCCTGTCAGCAGAGTTCAAACATCTGGTAAGCTCAGCCTTTACGCCACTCTTTTTTTTCCGGAGTGCAGAACCATGTGGGTTTTTTTGTGAGTTGTGTGGGACACTGTTGGCCCTCGGAAgctaaattaaacacaatttttaaACCGGTATTTATTTGTGTACCAACAATGTCCCGTATTGAATACATTTAATCTCAAGCATGTTTTTTAGTGATATATTTTAGTGATATATTTAATTACACTAGCATTTTAACTTTAGTTAGAGTCAAAGATTATTGCTGACTGAGACAGTCATCAttagtgtaaaaacaaaacaaggtcaGACTTGTTACAGTGTCATTATAATACAGAGTACTATTAATTCATTGCACATACTTACTATATATTAtagttaggattagggtttatCTTAGTCaacttattgttattataatagtaactaAGTAATGGTAATTGTAACAGTACATTTAATATGTGTTAAAAAGatcccttaaaataaagtgtcacccccccaacacacacacacacaaatatcaccCAGTAGAATTATTTCACTTCTTGTTAAGCTCATcatagtttaaaaatataaatcgaAAGCATCTAAGCATAAAaggtgtttaaataatttaacataacaTTTCTGTTCCCATAACAATCAGCCCCTGCGACATGCAGAGTGCCTGTAGTAGAagaatgacatttacattttttatgtcaattacatcatatatttgtattaattaataaaaaaacacttctttGAATCTGCCCTACAATCTTTAAGAAGACTAGATCAGCCGTCGGCTGAATGTTGCTTGAATTAGTCTTGATTTGTCGTTCTGTCTTTCAGACTCTTCGAGAGCAGAGATGTGGCAATGGAGGCCGAACCAACAGTGACGTAAGTCTTCGTATAATAAGCATTATGCCACAGTTATTAATTTGACTGAGGGAAGCGTTGACCTTTGCCCTCTGAACTCCAGGCGTCTCTGATAGTGACCGAAGAACTGCACCTGATCACGTTTGAGACCGAGGTCTACCACCAAGGACTAAAGATCGACCTCGAGGTGAAAAACCACATCCAAAAACAGCATGCTTAAACcattagtacatttaaaaatgacacCTTCATTTTCATCAGAATTTAAGAATAGAATAAAACGCCAGACGTGTCTTCTCATGACAGGATTGCTGTCACAAAGCCGCTGTCCTGTTGGGCTGTTTATCAAATCAAAGATGATGATGTTAAACTCTTGAGAACATGTTAAGTCCCTCACACTGCTGCTGTTGATTGAGTCAGCTCCTGAAAGCCAATAAGGTGATTGTGATAGGCTGTCGTCATGGCACCAGCAGTGGGAGGATCGGAGTATGTAACCAGGCAGCGTGTCCTTGTGTGATCTGCCACTTATTAaacccctacacacacacagtgctgccTACATGCCTATTGTGTGCTGATAAGAGAACATGCAAAACCAGTCCTTTCCTGTGGATGGACACAACAGGGTCACATAAAATACCAGCACACACAGCAGGTTAATTAAACCTGAGATAATTAGGCTATTCGCCTCTGTTTGCTTGAGAATTATTCAGCCTCGGGTCTCTTTTGGTGCTAATCAGATTTCCGTCCGAGCAAGCTGTACAAAAATTAGCAGGATTTGTTCTTCTAGATCatatgtaaatgtcttttatctCTGTGCAGACACATTCTCTCCCAGTGGTGGTCATCTCTAATATCTGTCAAATGCCAAACGCATGGGCGTCCATCCTGTGGTACAACATGCTGACCAACCATCCTAAGGTTTGAAATGAATCCACAGCGAGCCGTACTTCCTGTGAGCGCAAGAGCTTGTGTAAGTTACTGAGTGTTCTCCCTCTCGGTCTTCACAGAATGTGAATTTCTTCACCAAACCTCCAGTGGGAACGTGGGATCAGGTGGCTGAGGTGCTCAGCTGGCAGTTCTCATCCACAACCAAGAGAGGCCTCACCATCGAGCAGCTCACCACACTTGCAGAGAAACTTCTGGGTTTGTGTGTTATGATATTCAGTGGAGTTAAAGTATTGAACATCTAGACATGTTTCCATTTAAacctacaaataaacaataactaaatgtgctgcttaatgttttagtGGCAACATATGTTTTCATTTTGGATCAAAGACAGATGGATATGTGTCTGCTGCAGTTGGAAttagttcattcaaaaaaattGGCGGGAGTATCTCTAGACAAAGCTCActtctaaggtttttttttttttttaagctctagAACGAATAGAAAAGGTTATTAGCATTCTAGAAGAATTTGACTCCTTAAAGAAACAAGATATTTTTAGGGGGGTTGGATACCTGTCTATTGAATCTGTACGTGAATAATAAATGGCAAATGTATTGAATGCATAAACAACAAACATTATTAGGTGAATGAAAAGTAATTATGTCCAGGTGGTGTATACAAGAAGTCGTCATATTAGACATTCAAGACCCACTCGTTCATATTTATTGGAAGGGGAAGAGAAACCAGTTTGTGACTTGTATAAAATATAGTTTAACAGAATTTcccattttaaatgatattagtCAATGTTTTTACTCAgaaaatatactgaaaaatattttttaaaagctctTTCCCGGAAAGAATTTTAGAATGTTTAGTCATTGATTAAATTGAAAGATTCTATATCtatcttttttactttatttattttttatcagtacTATTGTTGGTACGTGTATGTCATTTATATGACGATAAGTGATTTTGCTTCTTAAGAAAATGTTATGTTACTGTTAATGTTGCCATGAATCTCattttaattgtgcatttatgtctTTGTGTAGGTCCTTGTGTAAACTACTCTGGTTGCCAGATCACATGGGCCAAGTTCTGCAAAGTATGTTGCTATAACAAACATTAGTTCCCTTTTCTGTGTTCAAGTTAGAGCAGATCAGTCCAGCTGATCCAGTTTCTATCCTAAACGTgttgtgcttgtgtttgtgtgttgcagGAAAACATGGCAGGAAAAGGTTTCTCATTCTGGGTGTGGCTAGACAACATTATCGACCTAGTCAAGAAATATATTTTGGCTCTGTGGAATGAAGGGTGAGATCTCCTCCTGCGATCTGCTGTGTGCATTCATGCTGTATTCATAGTTCATTACATCAGTCACTGCTTCGATGGATATATCAAGCTTTCATGTGTTTGTACTAGGTATATCATGGGCTTCATcagtaaagaaagagagagggcaATCCTGAGCCCAAAGCCTCCTGGGACATTCCTGCTTCGCTTCAGTGAAAGCAGTAAAGAGGGAGGCATTACCTTCACCTGGGTCGAGAAGGACATCAGTGGTGAATGCATTTCCATGTGCATTATATATTATCTGTGTTGGCTTAAGACTTAAGCCAAATGAACATAAACAGATGTCTCagtaatattttatacttttatttatgaatcattttatttcatttttcttgtGGTGTCAAAATTTAAATGGACAATCATGACATTTCTCTGGCTTTAATTGGCCGTCGTCTGAATGTGTGAAGCATTTGTGctcgtgtatgtgtgtgcaggTAAGACCCAGATCCAGTCGGTGGAACCGTACACGAAGCAGCAGCTCAACAGCATGTCTTTCGCTGAGATCATCATGGGCTACAAGATCATGGATGCCACCAACATCCTCGTCTCGCCGCTGGTCTACCTCTACCCTGAGATCCCCAAAGAGGAGGCGTTTGGCAAGTACTGCCGCCCCGAGGCCCAGCCTGACACTGAATTCCCTGATCCTGGATGTGGTGAGTGTGTTAGCGGGAATATAGTTCATTCTGGCTTGGAATAACAGCACATCCGTTAGTGTCTTGGCAAAGTTTGTCTTGTTTCATTCTCATTTATTTTGGAGATGACTATTTTAGTATTTGCACTGAAGGGGTGTGGTTTACCAGAAGCTCTCAGCTTCTGAGGAAATTGTCTAAGAATAAGATTAGAGAGAACGCAAAAGCATGACTTTAATCTTTGGTTAGACATGTTACAGTTAAACAATTtgaagtcagttttttttttttgagaaatgaatgcttttatccagcaaggacgttattttactttgtttaaaaactattttttttacgtttcaagtaaatgctgttaattaaaaaatattacatttccaCAAAAACTTTAACCACACAGCtgtattcaacattgataaattaaatgtattttttaaaatgaaactcCTGTTCAAATGTTTACGGTAAGCAAGATCaaaagttccaaaaaaaaaagcatatcaatttctattcatcaaataagcCTGAAACAATATATCATggttttaagcagcacaacttttgcTATTAAAtgtaagcaccaaatcagcatattagaaggatttttaaagcatcatgtaacacttcagaagacttggaacatATCACAAGTGTTACATTGAATACTTTATGACATAAggttatgtatttaaaaaaagaaagattatgcaggtttgaattttcatttttgtatgaactgtttctttaagaaaAGAAGctgattttaaatgacaaaaactcaCTTAAGACCTGAACAATTTGTCATTCTCCTTGTTCGCTAACACAGTCACTTGTTGTTGTTTCAGTAATTCAGCCTTACCTGAAGACCAAGTTCATCTGTGTCACCCCGTGAGTAGCCTTTCTTTCTTCAGGATGTGTGTGAATGATTGACCTTGCTGaagtctgttttctctctctgtcctcttGTAAACTTTGAAATCTCTGGTGACTCTTTAGGCAGGAGCACATGCAAAGTACTCCTCTCAGTTCTCTTTACAACATGGATCAGGGATGTAGCTTCTACTGAATCCGCCAAGGACCCTTCACAGCATCCTTTAAACCGCAGTCTTGcacaagaagagagaaagagagagaaaccatgttttagttttgtttttaggaAAGTCTTACAAGTGATTAGCTAATGAAAGGATACTCAGGTTTTTTAGCTTTACATG is from Carassius auratus strain Wakin chromosome 28, ASM336829v1, whole genome shotgun sequence and encodes:
- the stat3 gene encoding signal transducer and activator of transcription 3 isoform X3 — protein: METEDALSFADNNVSMAQWNQLQQLETRYLEQLYHLYSDSFPMELRQFLAPWIESQDWAYAANKESHATLVFHNLLGEIDQQYSRFLQENNVLYQHNLRRIKQHLQSKYLEKPMEIARIVARCLWEEQRLLQTATTAQQDGQVAHPTGTVVTEKQQILEHNLQDIRKRVQDMEQKMKMLENLQDDFDFNYKTLKSAGELSQDLNGNSQAAATRQKMSQLEQMLSALDQLRRQIVTEMAGLLSAMDFVQKNLTDEELADWKRRQQIACIGGPPNICLDRLETWITSLAESQLQIRQQIKKLEELQQKVSYKGDPIIQHRPALEEKIVDLFRSLMKSAFVVERQPCMPMHPDRPLVIKTGVQFTTKVRLLVKFTELNYQLKIKVCIDKESGDVAAIRGSRKFNILGTNTKVMNMEESNNGSLSAEFKHLTLREQRCGNGGRTNSDASLIVTEELHLITFETEVYHQGLKIDLETHSLPVVVISNICQMPNAWASILWYNMLTNHPKNVNFFTKPPVGTWDQVAEVLSWQFSSTTKRGLTIEQLTTLAEKLLGPCVNYSGCQITWAKFCKENMAGKGFSFWVWLDNIIDLVKKYILALWNEGYIMGFISKERERAILSPKPPGTFLLRFSESSKEGGITFTWVEKDISGKTQIQSVEPYTKQQLNSMSFAEIIMGYKIMDATNILVSPLVYLYPEIPKEEAFGKYCRPEAQPDTEFPDPGCVIQPYLKTKFICVTPTNSGNTSDLFPMSPRTLDSLMHNEAAEANPGPLDSLTLDMEMSSDHPSPMREVFAASTVSDMDTCRNA
- the stat3 gene encoding signal transducer and activator of transcription 3 isoform X1; amino-acid sequence: METEDALSFADNNVSMAQWNQLQQLETRYLEQLYHLYSDSFPMELRQFLAPWIESQDWAYAANKESHATLVFHNLLGEIDQQYSRFLQENNVLYQHNLRRIKQHLQSKYLEKPMEIARIVARCLWEEQRLLQTATTAQQDGQVAHPTGTVVTEKQQILEHNLQDIRKRVQDMEQKMKMLENLQDDFDFNYKTLKSAGELSQDLNGNSQAAATRQKMSQLEQMLSALDQLRRQIVTEMAGLLSAMDFVQKNLTDEELADWKRRQQIACIGGPPNICLDRLETWITSLAESQLQIRQQIKKLEELQQKVSYKGDPIIQHRPALEEKIVDLFRSLMKSAFVVERQPCMPMHPDRPLVIKTGVQFTTKVRLLVKFTELNYQLKIKVCIDKESGDVAAIRGSRKFNILGTNTKVMNMEESNNGSLSAEFKHLTLREQRCGNGGRTNSDASLIVTEELHLITFETEVYHQGLKIDLETHSLPVVVISNICQMPNAWASILWYNMLTNHPKNVNFFTKPPVGTWDQVAEVLSWQFSSTTKRGLTIEQLTTLAEKLLGPCVNYSGCQITWAKFCKENMAGKGFSFWVWLDNIIDLVKKYILALWNEGYIMGFISKERERAILSPKPPGTFLLRFSESSKEGGITFTWVEKDISGKTQIQSVEPYTKQQLNSMSFAEIIMGYKIMDATNILVSPLVYLYPEIPKEEAFGKYCRPEAQPDTEFPDPGCVIQPYLKTKFICVTPCPSVFMDFPDSELLGNGFPGTNSGNTSDLFPMSPRTLDSLMHNEAAEANPGPLDSLTLDMEMSSDHPSPMREVFAASTVSDMDTCRNA
- the stat3 gene encoding signal transducer and activator of transcription 3 isoform X4; amino-acid sequence: METEDALSFADNNVSMAQWNQLQQLETRYLEQLYHLYSDSFPMELRQFLAPWIESQDWAYAANKESHATLVFHNLLGEIDQQYSRFLQENNVLYQHNLRRIKQHLQSKYLEKPMEIARIVARCLWEEQRLLQTATTAQQDGQVAHPTGTVVTEKQQILEHNLQDIRKRVQDMEQKMKMLENLQDDFDFNYKTLKSAGELSQDLNGNSQAAATRQKMSQLEQMLSALDQLRRQIVTEMAGLLSAMDFVQKNLTDEELADWKRRQQIACIGGPPNICLDRLETWITSLAESQLQIRQQIKKLEELQQKVSYKGDPIIQHRPALEEKIVDLFRSLMKSAFVVERQPCMPMHPDRPLVIKTGVQFTTKVRLLVKFTELNYQLKIKVCIDKESGDVAAIRGSRKFNILGTNTKVMNMEESNNGSLSAEFKHLTLREQRCGNGGRTNSDASLIVTEELHLITFETEVYHQGLKIDLETHSLPVVVISNICQMPNAWASILWYNMLTNHPKNVNFFTKPPVGTWDQVAEVLSWQFSSTTKRGLTIEQLTTLAEKLLGPCVNYSGCQITWAKFCKENMAGKGFSFWVWLDNIIDLVKKYILALWNEGYIMGFISKERERAILSPKPPGTFLLRFSESSKEGGITFTWVEKDISGKTQIQSVEPYTKQQLNSMSFAEIIMGYKIMDATNILVSPLVYLYPEIPKEEAFGKYCRPEAQPDTEFPDPGCVIQPYLKTKFICVTPQEHMQSTPLSSLYNMDQGCSFY
- the stat3 gene encoding signal transducer and activator of transcription 3 isoform X2, whose amino-acid sequence is MAQWNQLQQLETRYLEQLYHLYSDSFPMELRQFLAPWIESQDWAYAANKESHATLVFHNLLGEIDQQYSRFLQENNVLYQHNLRRIKQHLQSKYLEKPMEIARIVARCLWEEQRLLQTATTAQQDGQVAHPTGTVVTEKQQILEHNLQDIRKRVQDMEQKMKMLENLQDDFDFNYKTLKSAGELSQDLNGNSQAAATRQKMSQLEQMLSALDQLRRQIVTEMAGLLSAMDFVQKNLTDEELADWKRRQQIACIGGPPNICLDRLETWITSLAESQLQIRQQIKKLEELQQKVSYKGDPIIQHRPALEEKIVDLFRSLMKSAFVVERQPCMPMHPDRPLVIKTGVQFTTKVRLLVKFTELNYQLKIKVCIDKESGDVAAIRGSRKFNILGTNTKVMNMEESNNGSLSAEFKHLTLREQRCGNGGRTNSDASLIVTEELHLITFETEVYHQGLKIDLETHSLPVVVISNICQMPNAWASILWYNMLTNHPKNVNFFTKPPVGTWDQVAEVLSWQFSSTTKRGLTIEQLTTLAEKLLGPCVNYSGCQITWAKFCKENMAGKGFSFWVWLDNIIDLVKKYILALWNEGYIMGFISKERERAILSPKPPGTFLLRFSESSKEGGITFTWVEKDISGKTQIQSVEPYTKQQLNSMSFAEIIMGYKIMDATNILVSPLVYLYPEIPKEEAFGKYCRPEAQPDTEFPDPGCVIQPYLKTKFICVTPCPSVFMDFPDSELLGNGFPGTNSGNTSDLFPMSPRTLDSLMHNEAAEANPGPLDSLTLDMEMSSDHPSPMREVFAASTVSDMDTCRNA